The Dioscorea cayenensis subsp. rotundata cultivar TDr96_F1 chromosome 11, TDr96_F1_v2_PseudoChromosome.rev07_lg8_w22 25.fasta, whole genome shotgun sequence genomic interval ttatttttatattttaaaatttatttggtttttgataAAAGTTATTCATGAtgaataatgaaagaaaaaacctATTTAGCCaattttaaaatccatcaaCTTTTTATAATGAATTATTTACGACTGACTTTAGAAGCCGTGTAAAGACATTTTACACCCAATTATTCTAGATAAGTAGGTAACTTTTGCCTTCCATGATGAATGACAAATAAAGCATTTTAAATTATACAACAATAAGCCTCTACAGACTAGAAATGCTCATTAAGCCCATACGAAAAGGTTTTTGGTTAATATCTAAGTATTAATGTACaagctcaatatatatatgatatatgatatatatacatatataaataagatgtttttttgatttaaatgtAGTGATTTTATcccctcaaaaataaaaaaagtaaataaaaatttctataCCTCTCTACTCTTATACTCTTATAATAAGGTGGttgatatttcattctttttcctAATTGTGatgttaaaaattcaaattgtatCTCACAGTTTTGCGAAAGTGCTCCACCTGTTTTTGGTAAAATGCTCACGTTTCTCATTTCAGAAAAACTACAATATTCATAAATAGTCATTTTACTAAACCatactaaatattaattaaactcAAATGAGACAAAACAATTCAACAAAAATAGCATTCAGCAGGACAAAGcatcttaaattaaaaatcactaGAGATGGATTAAAAAGTTGCATCCTCCTGTTCTAAAagtgataattttttaagtactaaaatatgataatttattgaagtctaaagaattatttttatgagtttCAATTCTATCATGCTAAACAAATGTGTATGCTAATCGCCTTTATATAATAAGAATCAATTACCCATCCAAGCAAGCTATCCCAGAGTTAATCTCAAAAGACGCAATTTTATCAAGCCATAGCTCAGGCAAAACTTTGgaatcataaaaacaaaaggcttctttttcccaaaaacttaaaaatgaGGCACACTAAACCtttcttttctcaaaaataaatatataaataaattgaaacaaacaaaAGGCTTAACAATAGAACCAAACCCAAGCCTTCTAAACAGAAGGAATAGGTCCatctaaactcaaaaataaaatttgatgcaAACCTGGGTGTTGTTGGCTTCCAATACAGGACCTGGCAACAAGAGACACATAAGCaaagtgaagatgaagatggtttTGCTTTAAACTCTCAGGATTCCAAAGATACCTCACAAACTATTCaccctaattataaaaataaaataaaaaaatagctagATGCAGGATTACGGATTACTAAAATATTCTCCATACATGATTCAAATATACACAATAGAGAAGCAAAGATACAGAGAagctttcataaaaataaaaagtaaagtgcataaattttaataaaacattaaaaaaaaagtgtatgtgtatatatatataatctttctGAGCACTCTAATGATTTATCGACATCATCTTGATACTCATCCTTGCAAAGCTCACtgcaatataaatatagatCTTGTTGTATGTGTTGTCTACGCAATGGAAATAAGCATGCCTCCATTTCTTCTTGAATATTAAGACACCCCAAATGGTCCAGAATCCAACTGCAAACCCTGACAAAGATCCAATGTACATCCATAGCAtcccatcatcttcatcttttccaGCACTTAACTCTTCGTTAATTATTCCACCATCTTTAGTGCAATTGTCACTCAGAGGATATCCACAAAGATGATTTCCAATGTAAATAGAAGAGTCATTGAATGTGTTGAACTGATTACCTGATGGTATCCTTCCTGACAAGTTGTTATATGATACATTGAAGTGTTCCAAGAATGTCAAGTTTGATAAAGTTGCAGGTATACTTCCTGAAAGTTCATTTCTTGATAAGTCTAGTGATTGTAGCTGCTTCATTCTACCCAATTTGTTTGGAATCTCACCTTGTAAAGTATTTCCAGAGAGGTTTAAACTCTGAAGACCATACAAACTTGCTAGCTCTTCAGGGATGTTCCCTGACAACTCATTATTGGAAAGGTCAATGTAATTTAGAAATGCAATATTGCGTTGATTATATTCATCATCTCTTCCTCTAAAACTTAAGAGCATGGTTTCTTTATTTGCGATCACCATATGTATCCAACCAATAGTGTCTGGGAGCATTTGCATGGCAGTCAAGTTGCTCAAACTCTTTGGAATAGGACCTGAGAGATTATTGCTTGACAAATCAAGTATTTGTAGATATTGGAGTTGAGAAAGTTCTTGTGGGATGTGATTAACAAAAGCATTCGACTTTAACATAAGAACCGTTAAATATGATAGCCGTTCTCCTATCCATGCTGGTATGCTTCCAGTGAAATTGTTGCTTCTGAGATCAAGAGTGACCAATTGACTGCAGTTCTTTAAAGAATAAGGGAGCTCACCAGACATTTTATTATGGTTCAACAATAGAGAGTTTAGATAACTAAGATGAGATATTGAACCTGGTATAGCTCCAGATATATTGTTGTATGCCAAATCAATATCTGATAGCATAGATGAATTTGACCAACAATCAGGGAGCTCACCTGATAAATGATTTTTAGAGAAATCGATGGCTCCAATGTCCTTCATTTGACACAACCATTCAGGAACACTGTCATTTAATTTGTTCATGGAAATTGAGATGTAAATATCAGAAAAAAATGTGTCATTTAGCATAATTCGAGGGATAGGACCTGAAAAAGAGTTATTAGAGAGGTCTATGGAAGAAAAGGTGGGGCTCTTCATGTGGAGATTTGGTAAAGGACCtgaaaacaaattagaagaaAGATCAAGTTTTCTCATGCGAGTGAAAGTTAAGAATTTGGGTATCATCCCTTGAATTTGATTAAATGAGAGGTCTAAATCAAAAAGGTTGCGAGTAGTCAAGTTCCACAACCAGTCAGGCATTGTGCTTGAGATTCTATTCTGGGACATATCAAGTGTCTCCAACTTGTGTTGGGTCTGAAGCCACGTTGGGAATTCCGGACCAACTAAGCATGACCTGATTCTTAACTCACTGAGAAGAAAAGGAGGAACCCAGTTAGCACTCACATTGAAAACCAGTGAGTTACTTGACATATCAAGTGTTTTTAAATTCCCAAGGTGAGTGAATGGTTCTTCAGATATAGCACCACTCAGCTGATTATAAGAAAGATCCAAATATCCCAGCTGTGCAATATTTCCAAATTCCTTTGGTAATGTCCCTGTTAGTTGATTAGAAGAAAGATCCAAATATGCCAGCTGTGCAAGATTTCCAAACTCCTTTGGTAATGTCCCTGTTAGTTGATTATCAAAAAGCAATAATTCCTCCAAAAAAGAAAGTGATGCTAGGGATGAAGGAACAGAGCCGGAGAATGAGTTGCGTGAGAGATCAAGAAGCTTGAGATTCTTGATTTCTCCAATCCAGTCTGGTATATCTCCTTTAAGTTCAGTGGAACTTAAGTGCAAATGAGTGAGACTATTCTTAAGACAGCCAGAAAACACACCTTCAAGTTCAGCCAGTCTCTTGTAGATACTCAAGCTTTTCGAGTCCAGAGTTTGCAAGCTGCAAAGACTGCCCATGCTTTCAGGTATGCTTATCTCACTGGGTTGACTCTTATAATCATTTGTAATATAATAAGTAGCTGACACTTTGAGAGAAGGTACCATGGTGGTGGTGCGGTGATGAAGTTCATTTTGACTGAGGTCTAGAGATTGTAGGCTCTTGATGTTGAACAACCAGGAAATCCCCGAGAAATTGATATGGTTGTAAGAGAGGTCAAGAACAGACAGAGATGAGAAGTTGAGATGAGGAATGGAAAAAGGAAGCTTTTCTATCTCACACCCAGACAAATGCAGCTCATTTATGGAAGGAAGCTTGCTGAGAGTTAGGAACAAGCTACTTGAGATGCTGCTCAAGTTGACGCCACTCATATCCAAGTGTTGCAATGAAGTGAGATTAGAAAGCCATTCATAATCATGCCCCCCGATGTTATCAAAATAATTGTAACTGATGTCTAGATATTGAAGGCTTTTTAGGTTGAATAGGAAGTAAGGCACTGATAAATTGATGGAGTTGTAAGAGAGATCAAGGATGGAGAGAGATGAGAAGTTGAGATGGGGAATGAAAAGAGGAATGCTTTCAAACCAACAATCAGACAAACGTATCTCCTTTATGGAAGGAAGCTTGTTCAGGGCTAGAAACAAGCTACTTGATGAGTTACTGAAAAAGGGGAGACCACTCATACCCAAGTGTTGCAATGAAATAAGATGAGAAAGCCATTGATGAGCAGgatcatcaacataaactcCATCATTATATGAGAGGTCAAGAGTGTGCAAACTGGAGAGATTTCCAAAATTAGCAGGAATGAGTCCACCAAAGTAAGAATAAGAGAGATTGAGGTATCTCAATTCCTTGAACTGACCGATGAATGATGGAATACTTGTTCCATTGAAGAAGTTGCAACTCAAGTCAAGATAATTCAAATGTTGAAGTTGAAGCAAAGATGGAGAGATCTCACCTCCCAGCTGCAAGTAATGCAAGTACTGCAACTGCAAGTAATCCGAGTCATCCTTGAAGAAATAAGACTCGTCTGACCACGGATACGGACCCCTGAGTTGCAGTCCAACAATGTTACCGGTGAGGTTGTCACAATGGACTCCTTCCCATGAGCAGCAGTCTTGTCCCATCACCCAAGATGACAACTTGTTGTTTGGATCTTGAACATGCTTCTTGAAGTCAAGAAGGGCCATTCNNNNNNNNNNNNNNNNNNNNNNNNNNNNNNNNNNNNNNNNNNNNNNNNNNNNNNNNNNNNNNNNNNNNNNNNNNNNNNNNNNNNNNNNNNNNNNNNNNNNNNNNNNNNNNNNNNNNNNNNNNNNNNNNNNNNNNNNNNNNNNNNNNNNNNNNNNNNNNNNNNNNNNNNNNNNNNNNNNNNNNNNNNNNNNNNNNNNNNNNNNNNNNNNNNNNNNNNNNNNNNNNNNNNNNNNNNNNNNNNNNNNNNNNNNNNNNNNNNNNNNNNNNNNNNNNNNNNNNNNNNNNNNNNNNNNNNNNNNNNNNNNNNNNNNNNNNNNNNNNNNNNNNNNNNNNNNNNNNNNNNNNNNNNNNNNNNNNNNNNNNNNNNNNNNNNNNNNNNNNNNNNNNNNNNNNNNNNNNNNNNNNNNNNNNNNNNNNNNNNNNNNNNNNNNNNNNNNNNNNNNNNNNNNNNNNNNNNNNNNNNNNNNNNNNNNNNNNNNNNNNNNNNNNNNNNNNNNNNNNNNNNNNNNNNNNNNNNNNNNNNNNNNNNNNNNNNNNNNNNNNNNNNNNNNNNNNNNNNNNNNNNNNNNNNNNNNNNNNNNNNNNNNNNNNNNNNNNNNNNNNNNNNNNNNNNNNNNNNNNNNNNNNNNNNNNNNNNNNNNNNNNNNNNNNNNNNNNNNNNNNNNNNNNNNNNNNNNNNNNNNNNNNNNNNNNNNNNNNNNNNNNNNNNNNNNNNNNNNNNNNNNNNNNNNNNNNNNNNNNNNNNNNNNNNNNNNNNNNNNNNNNNNNNNNNNNNNNNNNNNNNNNNNNNNNNNNNNNNNNNNNNNNNNNNNNNNNNNNNNNNNNNNNNNNNNNNNNNNNNNNNNNNNNNNNNNNNNNNNNNNNNNNNNNNNNNNNNNNNNNNNNNNNNNNNNNNNNNNNNNNNNNNNNNNNNNNNNNNNNNNNNNNNNNNNNNNNNNNNNNNNNNNNNNNNNNNNNNNNNNNNNNNNNNNNNNNNNNNNNNNNNNNNNNNNNNNNNNNNNattttaaactataaaactatatatttaaacgttatagaatataattaaacggagaacaaaatatttaaacaataataatagttaaacagaatactaaagttaaagctaaaaaaatgttaaacattaaagacttatgttagacatcTTCAGATTTATTCCTTTCCATCGAGAAGCTCGTTTCTACCTCTCTAGATTCACCACAAGATCCTGGATCTCAACGTTCTCCCCCCCGGCCACCAGAAACGCACGTTAAGCGACCAGCAACCCTAAACCGTGGTTCTTCCCGCGACTATCTCGACCGGAAAATCTCCATGCCATACGCCGCCCGCCACACGCCCATGCCGGTATCGACGAATCAACGATCCAGAACGAGTAGATGTATTTGGAAGAGGACCGCCCACGAGGTCACCATCGAGTTTACAAAAtatcttctcctccccaaggccCAGAGCGCTCGATGGAGTCTCGTCTCGTAGGTCTGACAACCACCCACCGTTTCTTCGAAGACCACGCGCCATCGCAACGCACCAAGAACGAGCCACATCTGAGGTTCAAACTCGCGCCTCGATCCGAATTTAGGCACCATCGCatcaaaagagaatcaagaagggcctcTGTATAGCTTCCACCAAATAACGCAAACGCCCTTCAATCTGCCGAGGGGCATGTAACTTTCAATTCCAAGGCTCCAACCGCAAATAGAACgccattaactaggtcgaccgccataatcataAGCCTCGCAGAGAAAAAGTTTGAAATATAAGGTTTAAACCAGAACCCGTTATTAAAAGAGATATAAATGTTAAAGAGACCCATTTTAAATGTAGAGATAAacagacaacaaatgttaaacaaacATCTCATTTAAACGTCAACCTTGAAACAActatatcaaacgaaacggaaatgtacatataaatattacaaaatcataataatcgaaAACTATTTATAGTGATACATACaaaatgcaaacaaacaaaacccaCTGAAATCgcgactaacaaaaccccaagAAATCcatcaatatcttccaacaaaacagagcacaaaacaaaaccgaaactTCTTTCTAATGTATCAACATAAACCATACTCAACCTTAACGAACATGAAACGCAACATACTGACTTCCTTCAGAtacgtggaaagggaaaaagaagcAATTAGAGGCACGAGAGACAACTGAGACAAAAAAGTAAGAGCGAGTAAAAAACAATAACGTAATTCTCTACGAAACCCCACCAATCGCGAGGCACACGACTCCATGCAAGGGCATtgccaaaaatttgaaaccacACTACATCCGTTTGGGGGCTAAAACACTTAAAGGAGGTTGGGAAAACTAACGTTTTAATTACAAACTTAAAGAGTTTTTAGAAttccacttaaaaaaataaaaacatgtttattaaaataaaacctagCAGAAAAGCGTGACTGAATATTAAGGAATAcggaaatttttaaaattaattaatcattcaTGCTTTCACTGTTCAGTCTTCGCCAGAAAGTGACATATTATTGTTGAAGAAGTCAAAATTATAATATGTAGagtatatcatattttatttattttgaaaattttcattttcattttttttattctgaatCCAGTGAGCTAGACTTATTGGATGTATATTGTAAATGATGTAGCACTTTTAATGCCTTCCCATTTGCACCATCACCATCCAATTCTTTGGCTAAGCTTcaccaaattttcaattttttttttatttttattttttatttattttttttataaagtagatcaaccacaaatttattaaaaaaaagtttatttttaattatatataccttttctttccttcagattatttttttctaaatcttatttttatttgtttttttttatcatcatataTCTTCGTAGAATGTCCACATATGATGtattctatatatacatattctaTACACACTTGAGTTGAGTTAGACACGTAATGATGACTTGTAATGTGAACTGCACCGCATATAGAAAAATGGATTGAAGTTCCCTTtaattaaaacttatttttttaaataaagatttataatccagtaatatatatatatatatatatatatatataattgtaatgATAATcttagttttcaaaattttaaaggaAAGTATACACTGTAAttggtaaaaagaaaaaaaatcaattggataaaTTTGAAAGTGCAGGAATTACTGGTCATTTGAGACTAAagtataacataaataaataataatttgtcttaattttattaattttatttagataattttaCAATCAATAGAAAAATCCTTATCATGTTAGTTCTTATTTCACCTTCATTAATAATTAGTAAATTTTGGGTTTTTCCACCTGAACGAACTACGCGATAACAATGATAAGAACAAATattaattagaataataataataacaattaacaGTAAACcgtttaataattataataaatataaataaaaataaaaataaaaatcccaaCTAAAAAATCAAAGTCCCATGTCCCTCATCAAACTCCAATTCTTCTTGACCGTTAGATCTTGAGTATCAACGGTGCAGATAAATTAcctgaaaaatatttattaatgaaataaatttcgCACGTGTAATCCTTCGCACGTGATAGCACGTGCGTGGTTGGTACGTGCGAGAC includes:
- the LOC120271454 gene encoding receptor-like protein EIX2 → MLKSNAFVNHIPQELSQLQYLQILDLSSNNLSGPIPKSLSNLTAMQMLPDTIGWIHMVIANKETMLLSFRGRDDEYNQRNIAFLNYIDLSNNELSGNIPEELASLYGLQSLNLSGNTLQGEIPNKLGRMKQLQSLDLSRNELSGSIPATLSNLTFLEHFNVSYNNLSGRIPSGNQFNTFNDSSIYIGNHLCGYPLSDNCTKDGGIINEELSAGKDEDDGMLWMYIGSLSGFAVGFWTIWGVLIFKKKWRHAYFHCVDNTYNKIYIYIAVSFARMSIKMMSINH
- the LOC120271453 gene encoding receptor-like protein EIX2 isoform X1, which gives rise to MGQDCCSWEGVHCDNLTGNIVGLQLRGPYPWSDESYFFKDDSDYLQLQYLHYLQLGGEISPSLLQLQHLNYLDLSCNFFNGTSIPSFIGQFKELRYLNLSYSYFGGLIPANFGNLSSLHTLDLSYNDGVYVDDPAHQWLSHLISLQHLGMSGLPFFSNSSSSLFLALNKLPSIKEIRLSDCWFESIPLFIPHLNFSSLSILDLSYNSINLSVPYFLFNLKSLQYLDISYNYFDNIGGHDYEWLSNLTSLQHLDMSGVNLSSISSSLFLTLSKLPSINELHLSGCEIEKLPFSIPHLNFSSLSVLDLSYNHINFSGISWLFNIKSLQSLDLSQNELHHRTTTMVPSLKVSATYYITNDYKSQPSEISIPESMGSLCSLQTLDSKSLSIYKRLAELEGVFSGCLKNSLTHLHLSSTELKGDIPDWIGEIKNLKLLDLSRNSFSGSVPSSLASLSFLEELLLFDNQLTGTLPKEFGNLAQLAYLDLSSNQLTGTLPKEFGNIAQLGYLDLSYNQLSGAISEEPFTHLGNLKTLDMSSNSLVFNVSANWVPPFLLSELRIRSCLVGPEFPTWLQTQHKLETLDMSQNRISSTMPDWLWNLTTRNLFDLDLSFNQIQGMIPKFLTFTRMRKLDLSSNLFSGPLPNLHMKSPTFSSIDLSNNSFSGPIPRIMLNDTFFSDIYISISMNKLNDSVPEWLCQMKDIGAIDFSKNHLSVNWSLLISEATISLEAYQHG
- the LOC120271453 gene encoding receptor-like protein EIX2 isoform X2, producing MGQDCCSWEGVHCDNLTGNIVGLQLRGPYPWSDESYFFKDDSDYLQLQYLHYLQLGGEISPSLLQLQHLNYLDLSCNFFNGTSIPSFIGQFKELRYLNLSYSYFGGLIPANFGNLSSLHTLDLSYNDGVYVDDPAHQWLSHLISLQHLGMSGLPFFSNSSSSLFLALNKLPSIKEIRLSDCWFESIPLFIPHLNFSSLSILDLSYNSINLSVPYFLFNLKSLQYLDISYNYFDNIGGHDYEWLSNLTSLQHLDMSGVNLSSISSSLFLTLSKLPSINELHLSGCEIEKLPFSIPHLNFSSLSVLDLSYNHINFSGISWLFNIKSLQSLDLSQNELHHRTTTMVPSLKVSATYYITNDYKSQPSEISIPESMGSLCSLQTLDSKSLSIYKRLAELEGVFSGCLKNSLTHLHLSSTELKGDIPDWIGEIKNLKLLDLSRNSFSGSVPSSLASLSFLEELLLFDNQLTGTLPKEFGNLAQLAYLDLSSNQLTGTLPKEFGNIAQLGYLDLSYNQLSGAISEEPFTHLGNLKTLDMSSNSLVFNVSANWVPPFLLSELRIRSCLVGPEFPTWLQTQHKLETLDMSQNRISSTMPDWLWNLTTRNLFDLDLSFNQIQGMIPKFLTFTRMRKLDLSSNLFSGPLPNLHMKSPTFSSIDLSNNSFSGHWSHRFL
- the LOC120271453 gene encoding receptor-like protein EIX1 isoform X3; this translates as MGQDCCSWEGVHCDNLTGNIVGLQLRGPYPWSDESYFFKDDSDYLQLQYLHYLQLGGEISPSLLQLQHLNYLDLSCNFFNGTSIPSFIGQFKELRYLNLSYSYFGGLIPANFGNLSSLHTLDLSYNDGVYVDDPAHQWLSHLISLQHLGMSGLPFFSNSSSSLFLALNKLPSIKEIRLSDCWFESIPLFIPHLNFSSLSILDLSYNSINLSVPYFLFNLKSLQYLDISYNYFDNIGGHDYEWLSNLTSLQHLDMSGVNLSSISSSLFLTLSKLPSINELHLSGCEIEKLPFSIPHLNFSSLSVLDLSYNHINFSGISWLFNIKSLQSLDLSQNELHHRTTTMVPSLKVSATYYITNDYKSQPSEISIPESMGSLCSLQTLDSKSLSIYKRLAELEGVFSGCLKNSLTHLHLSSTELKGDIPDWIGEIKNLKLLDLSRNSFSGSVPSSLASLSFLEELLLFDNQLTGTLPKEFGNLAQLAYLDLSSNQLTGTLPKEFGNIAQLGYLDLSYNQLSGAISEEPFTHLGNLKTLDMSSNSLVFNVSANWVPPFLLSELRIRSCLVGPEFPTWLQTQHKLETLDMSQNRISSTMPDWLWNLTTRNLFDLDLSFNQIQGMIPKFLTFTRMRKLDLSSNLFSGPLPNLHMKSPTFSSIDLSNNSFSVFLNGCVK